A genomic segment from Euzebya rosea encodes:
- a CDS encoding trypsin-like peptidase domain-containing protein: MKEQAPQGRTRRAGRVLFGDERRIGLWIVPLMAIVTLAGAVVAAGVTILVYNQRVEALREEVGGASAAADEARGEIERLVEDYRVELGLAEPPDGEEESAPTDRGPTDAGIFAVAGPRAVGNAFAFFSDDSQTFLVTTTTVVGTATQVEVYLPSGRTPGTVLATDDAVDLATIRIDVGGIVPLRWRAPLESVQPGTRARILGVAGPDLPADVPVTVAGVGGRVLLLDGNLSSYLSGAPVIDGNGFVIAVASNVYRPFGPVESTLLHVPPIRAVCETLVSCAPEDLGGQPPLGPAPTAVPAPNSVLPPPPPPPAPPPPPPAPPPPPVTPTATPTRTPTPAPTPTPSDTTGPPTPPSASPAPSG; encoded by the coding sequence GTGAAGGAGCAGGCACCCCAGGGCAGGACCCGCCGCGCGGGACGGGTGCTGTTCGGCGACGAACGACGCATCGGCCTGTGGATCGTGCCGCTCATGGCCATCGTCACCCTCGCCGGTGCGGTCGTCGCCGCTGGCGTCACGATCCTGGTCTACAACCAGCGGGTCGAGGCGCTCCGCGAGGAGGTCGGTGGGGCCTCCGCTGCCGCCGACGAGGCCCGCGGGGAGATCGAGCGGCTCGTCGAGGACTACCGGGTCGAGCTCGGCCTGGCCGAGCCCCCCGACGGGGAGGAGGAGTCGGCTCCCACCGATCGCGGCCCGACCGACGCCGGCATCTTCGCCGTCGCCGGCCCCCGGGCTGTCGGCAACGCCTTCGCGTTCTTCTCCGACGACTCCCAGACCTTCCTCGTCACCACCACGACCGTCGTCGGCACCGCCACCCAGGTGGAGGTGTACCTGCCGTCCGGCCGCACCCCGGGCACGGTGCTGGCGACCGACGACGCCGTCGACCTGGCCACCATCCGCATCGACGTCGGCGGCATCGTGCCGCTGCGCTGGCGCGCCCCGCTGGAGTCGGTCCAGCCGGGAACGAGGGCTCGCATCCTCGGGGTGGCCGGGCCGGACCTCCCGGCCGATGTCCCCGTGACCGTCGCCGGGGTCGGCGGCCGGGTCCTGCTGCTGGACGGCAACCTGTCCTCCTACCTCTCGGGTGCCCCGGTGATCGACGGCAACGGCTTCGTCATCGCCGTGGCCAGCAACGTCTACCGACCCTTCGGACCCGTCGAGTCGACCCTGCTGCACGTCCCGCCCATCCGGGCGGTCTGCGAGACGCTGGTCAGCTGCGCCCCCGAGGACCTCGGTGGCCAGCCCCCGCTCGGCCCGGCGCCGACGGCGGTTCCGGCACCCAACTCGGTGCTGCCCCCGCCACCACCCCCTCCCGCGCCGCCGCCACCCCCTCCAGCGCCGCCGCCTCCGCCGGTCACGCCGACGGCCACGCCGACCCGCACGCCGACGCCGGCACCCACGCCGACGCCGTCGGACACCACCGGCCCCCCGACCCCACCGAGCGCCTCGCCGGCCCCCAGCGGCTGA
- a CDS encoding protein kinase domain-containing protein, translated as MKLAGFERLSEIGSGAFGTVYRAWQVDFQREVAIKVLHDTRASEEDIGRFERERRVLGGLSSHPHIVTVHAAGTTESGHRYIVMAFLDRGDWAGRIASSTRLDVPEVLDVGVKLCGALATAHDAGIVHRDIKPDNILLDEFGEPQLADFGIARTQQTRQLTVQGGLLGTVAYMAPEAFDGAVTPATDLWSLAATLHHALLGSPAYRRPEMIQTMYAILNDELPSLEEMGVPPVVEEAVTAGLARAPADRPPDAATFGRILQQAQATLGLSPTRLLQRGVQPGPLPTAHAVGPSPPTRVAGEATDGPPIASGPATVPVPGLARLEEARVRWLTGDVPSAEQLLAELADDDNGMVADRARVGLAEIEAARGDVGAAIGHLRPLVTEHGPAREHAAITLSRLLAAMGDPDGAMTSLARASAWPGEARGDLLAEYADLLQRMGEEDVARDVIRTAADLPDGQGQGALLLGAALDLATGNLARAEAVSTRVEFEAKDVETAGLAIIVQGNCAERVDPDRAIACYRRVVDGDFPPEPVAIALLELQALHRDLGDAEVATAMARRLVDGGHPVAAPLAGVLEAAELAGRGDLSAAEGWLRTAEDLGRHPANRPILAYGRAALAAARNDRAGVEAALEPLFAAYATEHGAALQAVAAQLLADAGDPVKARALLERALDRGGPEHRAERLLVLGLLAEADGDDERADRLLREALAVGHPTASRHAQVVLGRRALVTGDIDAAEAHLRRAIASGDWALAPEASVGLAEAMLMKGRWPRARTLLETAGEARSVQVSARAMSILAEELAERGEQASAEELLVRAAARAEVDTDAFVMVMRTRAALHRRVGEHDSARQAFLRAAERATLGDREDLLLEAALSYVDEGDDPMAVTALGQLLESVDDPVVLDHAQLFHAHARLRLGEDDARRTIRQVADGGGPAAVTALVGLAELYEDEGRPEEARHLYERWRDHAPADPEPLRRIAQVLLGAGRAAEAMDAAKAALDAGGPDQMEPTLLVMGDVHRALGDTEAAAACWRRVLKSADPDLAEHADERLRSLGRG; from the coding sequence GTGAAGCTGGCTGGGTTCGAGCGGCTGTCCGAGATCGGTTCGGGCGCCTTCGGGACGGTCTATCGGGCGTGGCAGGTCGACTTCCAGCGCGAGGTCGCCATCAAGGTGCTCCACGACACCCGGGCCAGCGAGGAGGACATCGGCCGGTTCGAGCGCGAACGCCGTGTCCTCGGCGGCCTGTCCAGCCACCCGCACATCGTCACCGTCCACGCAGCTGGCACCACCGAGTCGGGCCACCGCTACATCGTGATGGCCTTCCTCGACCGTGGGGACTGGGCCGGCCGCATCGCCTCCAGCACCCGCCTGGACGTGCCGGAGGTCCTCGACGTCGGGGTGAAGCTGTGCGGGGCGCTGGCCACCGCGCACGACGCCGGCATCGTGCACCGCGACATCAAGCCCGACAACATCCTGCTGGACGAGTTCGGCGAGCCACAGCTGGCCGACTTCGGGATCGCCCGAACCCAGCAGACCCGCCAGCTCACGGTGCAGGGTGGTCTGCTCGGCACCGTCGCCTACATGGCGCCCGAGGCCTTCGACGGGGCCGTGACCCCGGCCACCGACCTGTGGTCGCTGGCCGCCACGCTCCACCATGCGCTGCTCGGCAGCCCGGCATACCGACGGCCCGAGATGATCCAGACGATGTACGCCATCCTCAACGACGAGCTGCCGTCGCTGGAGGAGATGGGCGTCCCGCCGGTCGTGGAGGAGGCGGTCACCGCCGGGCTGGCGCGGGCACCAGCGGACCGGCCGCCTGACGCGGCGACCTTCGGTCGGATCCTCCAGCAGGCACAGGCAACCCTCGGGTTGTCCCCCACGCGGCTGCTGCAGCGTGGTGTCCAGCCGGGCCCGCTGCCGACGGCCCATGCCGTGGGTCCGTCGCCGCCCACGAGGGTTGCGGGCGAGGCCACCGACGGCCCTCCGATCGCATCCGGCCCGGCGACCGTGCCCGTCCCGGGCCTCGCGAGGTTGGAGGAGGCCCGGGTCAGGTGGCTGACCGGCGACGTCCCCAGCGCCGAGCAGCTGCTCGCCGAGCTGGCGGACGACGACAACGGGATGGTGGCCGACCGGGCCCGCGTCGGCCTGGCCGAGATCGAGGCGGCCCGGGGCGACGTCGGTGCCGCGATCGGCCACCTGCGGCCGCTCGTCACCGAGCACGGCCCGGCGCGGGAGCACGCCGCCATCACCCTCAGCAGGCTGCTGGCGGCGATGGGCGACCCCGACGGGGCGATGACCAGCCTGGCCCGCGCCAGCGCGTGGCCCGGGGAGGCACGTGGCGACCTGCTCGCGGAGTACGCCGACCTGCTGCAACGCATGGGCGAGGAGGACGTGGCACGCGACGTCATCCGGACCGCTGCCGACCTGCCGGACGGGCAGGGGCAGGGGGCGCTGCTGCTGGGGGCGGCGCTCGACCTCGCGACGGGCAACCTTGCCCGGGCCGAGGCGGTGAGCACGCGCGTGGAGTTCGAGGCCAAGGACGTCGAGACGGCCGGGCTGGCGATCATCGTGCAGGGCAACTGCGCCGAACGGGTCGACCCGGATCGTGCGATCGCCTGCTACCGGCGTGTCGTCGACGGGGACTTCCCGCCGGAGCCCGTGGCGATCGCGCTCCTGGAGCTGCAGGCGCTCCACCGGGACCTCGGCGACGCCGAGGTGGCGACGGCGATGGCCCGCCGGCTGGTCGACGGTGGCCATCCCGTCGCGGCTCCGCTCGCGGGGGTCCTGGAGGCCGCCGAGCTGGCCGGCCGCGGCGACCTGTCGGCAGCCGAGGGCTGGTTGCGCACGGCGGAGGACCTCGGGCGCCATCCCGCGAACCGGCCGATCCTCGCCTACGGCCGGGCCGCGCTCGCGGCGGCCCGCAACGACCGAGCCGGGGTCGAGGCGGCCCTCGAACCGCTCTTCGCTGCCTACGCCACCGAGCACGGCGCGGCACTGCAGGCCGTCGCGGCCCAGCTGCTGGCCGATGCGGGTGATCCCGTGAAGGCCAGGGCGTTGCTCGAACGAGCCCTGGACCGTGGTGGGCCCGAGCACCGGGCCGAACGGCTCCTCGTCCTGGGCCTGCTGGCCGAGGCCGACGGTGACGACGAACGGGCCGACCGCCTGCTCCGCGAGGCACTCGCCGTGGGACACCCGACCGCATCCCGTCATGCACAGGTCGTCCTCGGGCGTCGGGCCCTGGTCACCGGCGACATCGACGCGGCCGAGGCCCACCTGCGTCGCGCGATCGCGTCCGGCGACTGGGCCCTCGCCCCGGAGGCCAGCGTGGGCCTGGCCGAGGCCATGCTGATGAAGGGCCGTTGGCCCCGCGCACGAACGCTGCTGGAGACGGCCGGCGAGGCACGGTCGGTCCAGGTCAGCGCCCGGGCCATGTCGATCCTCGCCGAGGAGCTCGCCGAACGTGGCGAGCAGGCCTCTGCCGAGGAGCTGCTCGTGCGTGCGGCCGCGCGGGCCGAGGTCGACACCGACGCCTTCGTCATGGTGATGCGGACCCGGGCGGCGCTGCACCGCCGTGTGGGCGAGCACGACAGCGCGCGTCAGGCGTTCCTGCGAGCGGCCGAACGGGCAACGCTGGGTGACCGCGAGGACCTGCTGCTGGAGGCTGCCCTCTCCTACGTCGACGAAGGCGATGATCCGATGGCCGTGACGGCGCTCGGACAGCTGCTGGAGTCAGTGGACGACCCGGTGGTCCTCGACCACGCGCAGCTGTTCCACGCCCATGCCCGCCTTCGGCTCGGCGAGGACGACGCGCGCCGGACGATCAGGCAGGTCGCCGACGGCGGTGGTCCAGCCGCCGTCACGGCCCTGGTCGGGCTGGCGGAGCTGTACGAGGACGAGGGACGTCCCGAGGAGGCCCGGCACCTCTACGAACGCTGGCGGGACCACGCGCCGGCGGACCCCGAGCCGCTGCGTCGCATCGCCCAGGTCCTGCTGGGTGCCGGTCGGGCGGCCGAGGCCATGGATGCGGCGAAGGCCGCCCTCGACGCGGGGGGTCCGGATCAGATGGAGCCCACCCTCCTGGTCATGGGTGACGTGCACCGGGCGCTCGGGGACACCGAGGCGGCGGCGGCCTGCTGGCGACGGGTGCTCAAGTCCGCCGATCCGGACCTGGCCGAGCACGCCGACGAACGACTGCGATCCCTCGGGCGGGGCTGA